Proteins co-encoded in one Halococcoides cellulosivorans genomic window:
- a CDS encoding lamin tail domain-containing protein produces MLDRRALATVAVVLLLALAGCTGVTDGGPTNPDTTTDAPTTAPETTPTTSPAGPNGTLSVHFLNVGQGSSSLVVTPAGETMLIDTGDWRDDGEIVLDYLRERDIDRIDYLVTSHPDADHIGGHEAVIEYFETEADGIGAVYDPGITSSSATYTEYLDAIEAHDVTLYQTQAGDSIPMEGVETEVLAPPAEGIANGDANENSIVLRLGFGQSSLLLPGDGESASESYLIEEYGSTLNVSVLSAGHHGSSSSSSDAFLEATSPRVAVISSAYDSQYGHPDDTVLQRFDDRSIPTYWTGTHGTIRMTTNGSAIRVATQADAPTDALALRDGDPVEPGSTDALERRTVVPVAGDTAPVATDGGTATTETATPTETTTTGGTLAIATINADGETLNDETVTFTNSGDAPLDLSGWTVSDEADHTYTFPDEATLDPGAELTLHTGSGTDTATDVYWGSGSPIWNNAGDTVIVTDENGDTILEEAY; encoded by the coding sequence ATGCTCGACCGACGTGCCCTCGCGACTGTCGCCGTTGTTCTATTGCTCGCCCTCGCCGGCTGTACTGGCGTCACTGACGGTGGCCCAACCAACCCGGACACGACCACGGACGCACCAACGACGGCGCCGGAGACGACACCGACCACGAGTCCAGCCGGGCCGAACGGAACACTGTCGGTCCACTTCCTCAACGTCGGCCAGGGATCCAGCTCGCTCGTCGTTACCCCCGCAGGCGAGACGATGCTGATAGACACGGGCGATTGGCGTGACGACGGTGAGATCGTCCTGGACTACCTCCGCGAGCGTGACATCGACCGGATCGACTATCTCGTAACCTCGCACCCGGACGCCGACCACATCGGGGGGCACGAGGCCGTGATTGAATATTTCGAGACTGAGGCCGACGGCATCGGGGCGGTGTACGATCCAGGCATCACCTCGAGTTCAGCCACCTACACTGAGTATCTCGACGCGATCGAAGCGCACGACGTCACCCTCTATCAGACCCAGGCCGGCGATTCGATCCCGATGGAGGGCGTCGAGACGGAGGTCCTCGCACCGCCCGCCGAGGGCATCGCGAACGGCGATGCGAACGAGAACAGCATCGTCCTCCGGCTTGGATTCGGCCAGTCGAGTCTTCTCCTTCCCGGCGACGGCGAGAGTGCGAGTGAATCCTACTTGATCGAGGAGTACGGATCGACACTCAACGTCAGCGTCCTCAGCGCTGGCCACCACGGCAGTTCGTCGAGTTCGAGCGACGCGTTCCTCGAAGCCACGTCGCCGCGTGTTGCGGTGATCAGCAGCGCGTACGATTCGCAGTACGGCCATCCCGACGACACGGTCCTCCAGCGCTTTGACGACCGGTCGATTCCGACCTACTGGACGGGGACCCATGGCACAATCCGCATGACGACCAACGGATCGGCGATCAGGGTCGCGACGCAAGCGGACGCCCCGACCGATGCACTCGCGCTTCGCGACGGCGACCCGGTCGAGCCTGGGAGCACTGACGCCCTCGAGCGACGGACGGTCGTCCCGGTCGCTGGGGATACGGCGCCGGTCGCGACCGACGGTGGGACGGCCACGACCGAGACGGCAACGCCGACCGAAACGACCACGACTGGCGGGACGCTCGCGATCGCGACCATCAACGCCGACGGCGAGACGCTCAACGACGAGACTGTGACCTTCACCAACAGCGGCGACGCACCGCTGGATCTGTCGGGGTGGACCGTCTCGGACGAGGCCGACCACACCTACACGTTCCCCGATGAGGCCACGCTCGATCCCGGCGCCGAGCTCACCCTTCATACTGGCAGCGGAACCGACACCGCGACGGACGTCTACTGGGGGTCGGGATCGCCGATCTGGAACAACGCTGGCGATACGGTGATCGTGACGGATGAGAACGGAGACACGATCCTCGAGGAGGCGTACTGA
- a CDS encoding DUF7342 family protein — protein MTDWKDDLSPRERVRQIAETVTDPVSPNWVAEQAEVGWQTAKDELEQLADRGDLREVDQDGDVRYVPDFTRLYTERIRELVLSFSREELREELVQAKEDIQDIQSEYDVESRSELEASLSDEDVSAAEARERQQSLRELEEIVDELQLLEHALSLYEDLHEIDPYVEEGAETPETRAA, from the coding sequence ATGACCGACTGGAAAGATGATCTCTCTCCACGCGAGCGGGTCAGGCAGATCGCCGAAACAGTGACCGACCCCGTCTCGCCGAACTGGGTCGCAGAACAGGCCGAGGTCGGCTGGCAGACCGCCAAGGACGAACTGGAGCAGCTTGCGGACCGTGGCGATCTCCGAGAAGTCGACCAGGACGGCGACGTCAGATACGTTCCGGACTTCACACGCCTGTACACCGAACGTATCCGTGAACTCGTGCTCTCCTTTTCCCGGGAGGAGCTACGCGAGGAACTGGTCCAGGCGAAAGAGGATATCCAGGACATCCAGTCCGAGTACGACGTTGAGTCGCGATCGGAACTTGAGGCGTCGTTGAGTGACGAGGACGTGTCTGCCGCGGAGGCACGAGAGCGCCAGCAATCGCTCCGAGAATTGGAAGAGATCGTCGACGAGTTGCAGCTCCTGGAGCACGCACTCAGCCTCTACGAGGACCTCCACGAGATCGATCCGTACGTCGAAGAGGGGGCCGAGACGCCCGAGACGAGGGCTGCCTAA
- a CDS encoding HVO_A0114 family putative DNA-binding protein: protein MTRNTLIVTVESIGDVQQRTRDAFDQVLDDDAPAGGAPSRLSFETTDQLAQVFTPRAMDLLKAIAEHEPSSIREAARLVDRDIKQVSGNLERLEEYGVVEFVDEGRAKRPVVPYDEIDIQLPLRDAADPDVQPA from the coding sequence ATGACCCGAAACACTCTCATCGTGACCGTCGAATCGATCGGTGACGTCCAGCAGCGGACCCGTGACGCGTTCGATCAGGTACTCGACGACGATGCCCCGGCTGGCGGTGCCCCCAGCCGGTTGAGCTTCGAGACGACCGATCAGCTGGCGCAGGTCTTCACCCCACGGGCGATGGACCTCCTCAAGGCGATCGCAGAGCATGAGCCGTCGAGTATCCGCGAGGCCGCCCGGCTGGTCGACCGGGACATCAAGCAGGTGTCTGGGAACCTGGAGCGCCTCGAGGAGTACGGTGTCGTGGAGTTCGTCGACGAGGGACGAGCGAAGCGACCGGTGGTCCCCTACGACGAGATCGACATTCAGCTCCCGCTCCGGGACGCGGCTGATCCGGATGTCCAGCCGGCGTGA
- a CDS encoding site-specific integrase, with amino-acid sequence MSGMEQRNWDSTLAGIEGDLTVTVGNYLDGVSSAAPATTYWSQKSQLSSFYEWYNDTSFDIVTHEHDIVARFVQHLFVESEWSAETARSYISTLTNVLAYHCECDPEILTHEIASVLCASSVPTIRKLGDQIVDVDTTDPKGIAWTKVPHVLAFLRQRQFGTRTHLFVEILLDTKGRPEQVRQIDLGDIDYEAQRVVVGVPETHLVSSSGLLTDRVANLSTTTLDALETYTEYERNEPEYSCGGDPLFTTHNGRASSGTLRRSIKIASTNASPESADESGPVLPNDIWQYAMSEILNQQ; translated from the coding sequence GTGTCCGGCATGGAGCAACGAAACTGGGACTCCACTCTTGCAGGCATCGAAGGGGATCTGACCGTAACAGTTGGAAATTATCTCGATGGGGTCTCCAGTGCTGCTCCGGCTACCACCTACTGGTCGCAGAAATCTCAGCTGTCGTCTTTCTATGAATGGTATAACGACACGTCATTCGATATTGTGACTCATGAGCATGATATCGTTGCTCGCTTCGTTCAGCATCTGTTTGTCGAATCGGAGTGGTCAGCTGAAACGGCTCGGAGCTATATCTCAACCCTCACGAACGTACTCGCCTACCACTGCGAGTGTGATCCGGAGATTTTGACGCACGAAATCGCATCGGTGCTCTGTGCATCATCTGTGCCGACCATTCGGAAATTGGGTGATCAGATCGTCGACGTCGACACGACCGATCCAAAGGGTATCGCGTGGACGAAGGTCCCCCATGTCCTTGCCTTTCTCCGCCAGCGTCAGTTCGGCACTCGAACACACCTCTTTGTCGAGATTCTACTCGATACGAAAGGCCGGCCCGAGCAGGTCAGACAGATCGACCTCGGTGATATCGACTACGAGGCCCAACGGGTCGTCGTCGGTGTTCCGGAGACACACCTGGTGAGCTCGTCCGGACTCCTCACTGACCGTGTCGCCAACCTGTCTACGACGACGCTCGATGCTCTCGAGACGTATACCGAGTACGAACGTAACGAGCCTGAGTATTCCTGCGGAGGAGATCCACTGTTCACGACCCACAATGGCCGTGCCAGTTCCGGGACCCTGCGTCGCTCGATCAAAATCGCGAGTACAAACGCTTCCCCAGAATCGGCTGACGAATCAGGACCAGTTCTTCCAAACGACATCTGGCAGTACGCGATGTCCGAGATCCTCAACCAACAATGA
- a CDS encoding type I restriction endonuclease produces MVRTEDRDVVDSFQVFFKEHCREGITELAENYRTEQTSLNIDYEELVEFDEDLAADVRSRPAQLQEYAKEALRQYGLPFELASNETYIRFRNLPERTAIPSIRADHRGRLVAVEGIVRDASDVRPKITTAAFECQRCGTLTRIPQRDGSLEEPHECQGCEQEGPFEINFDRSKFVDAQSATIHSLTPGDGRAELETRVEDDLAGTFAPGDPVRITAVVRLEERGDSPEFEIYLDGMSVSAADWDALEWSPASAEEQPADVEEALEEFQATAASVLGQLSDTVREEETKAKLVTPFVDALGWDPTDPRQVRLEYTDGEINDRPDYALFVPDRDHPVVVIEAKRLGRNLDMEHRTRNYMREYGADWGIFTNGETYRIFETAEDDDRPTEEFVAEIGLDDVHRSDVLLQLARSAYC; encoded by the coding sequence ATGGTGAGAACAGAGGACCGGGATGTCGTCGACTCATTCCAGGTGTTTTTCAAGGAACACTGTCGAGAGGGCATTACCGAACTGGCCGAGAACTATCGAACAGAGCAGACGAGCCTCAACATCGATTACGAGGAGTTAGTGGAGTTCGACGAAGATCTAGCAGCCGACGTCCGAAGTCGTCCAGCCCAGCTTCAAGAATATGCCAAGGAGGCACTGCGACAGTACGGTCTGCCTTTCGAGCTCGCATCTAACGAGACCTATATCCGCTTCAGGAACCTCCCGGAGAGGACGGCAATCCCATCGATTCGTGCCGACCACCGTGGTCGGCTGGTCGCGGTCGAGGGTATCGTCCGGGACGCTAGTGACGTCCGCCCGAAGATCACGACGGCAGCCTTCGAGTGCCAGCGGTGTGGGACGCTCACCCGCATTCCACAGCGTGATGGCAGCCTCGAAGAGCCTCACGAGTGCCAGGGCTGTGAGCAAGAGGGCCCGTTCGAGATTAACTTCGACCGGTCCAAGTTCGTCGACGCCCAGAGCGCCACGATCCACTCGCTCACCCCCGGCGATGGGCGCGCAGAACTCGAAACCAGGGTCGAGGACGACCTCGCCGGGACGTTCGCCCCCGGGGATCCCGTCCGGATCACCGCCGTCGTGCGTCTCGAAGAACGGGGCGATTCGCCGGAGTTCGAGATCTACCTGGATGGGATGTCTGTCTCGGCGGCTGACTGGGACGCACTCGAATGGTCGCCGGCGTCGGCCGAAGAGCAGCCAGCGGATGTCGAGGAAGCACTCGAAGAGTTCCAGGCGACTGCGGCGTCAGTACTCGGGCAGCTTTCGGACACTGTTCGCGAAGAGGAGACCAAGGCGAAGCTCGTCACGCCGTTCGTCGACGCGCTCGGGTGGGATCCGACCGACCCCCGTCAGGTCCGTCTCGAGTACACCGACGGCGAGATCAACGACCGGCCAGACTACGCACTGTTCGTGCCCGATCGCGACCACCCGGTCGTCGTGATCGAGGCGAAGAGGTTGGGGCGTAATCTGGATATGGAACATCGGACACGGAATTACATGCGGGAGTACGGCGCTGACTGGGGAATTTTCACGAACGGCGAGACGTACAGAATCTTCGAGACGGCCGAGGACGACGACCGCCCCACCGAGGAGTTCGTCGCAGAAATCGGACTCGACGACGTCCACCGGTCGGACGTTCTCTTACAGCTCGCCCGCAGCGCCTACTGTTGA
- a CDS encoding toxin-antitoxin system TumE family protein has translation MAPEDDVRVVEDTERHFDDGTVLRVRVLSVPESENFPDGIKYRLHYGTVGGETIVRYDNSHGVHERHTSDGLDDAYDFPGYDAVQDRFWTEVEHHRDEP, from the coding sequence ATGGCCCCCGAAGACGACGTGCGCGTGGTGGAAGACACGGAACGGCACTTCGACGATGGAACGGTCCTCCGTGTTCGCGTGTTGTCCGTGCCGGAGTCCGAGAATTTCCCGGACGGGATCAAGTACCGGCTCCACTACGGTACTGTCGGGGGCGAGACGATCGTCCGGTACGATAACTCCCACGGCGTCCACGAGCGCCACACGTCGGACGGTCTCGACGACGCGTACGACTTCCCCGGCTACGACGCCGTCCAGGATCGGTTCTGGACCGAGGTCGAACACCACCGCGACGAACCCTAA
- a CDS encoding DUF262 domain-containing protein: MEIADQISSRSMGFLFESNDQFIIPSYQRRYSWESNQVNDLWKDLQKIEGDDEDHFFGTIVFMSRSSAQGATKYDIVDGQQRITTVSILLCAIRDYLDEHFPKEDVKSRIENINESLWLVDRDNKQQGFRLLLGNLDQDSYEDLIKGHPDEVENENIVNAYESFIQHLGNIGDLEAIKEVHDRILDQLIYVAITVEQHSDAYQLFEAMNNRGLSLSPIDLMKNYLLMQASKQEVEDRIENLWGDVIENIDQISGINSPGTTFFRQYFMASDQYGVNDKITTNKLYEPTFINSIEDTSDIETLMEDIRDKSTLYRKLIEQDIDMFDRSANVEVKRLLKDAKTVSITPFTLFLRAFSKTDNVERLKRMIEKSNVLMLRRQICDRSTSPHDTMFNHLAQEMFETEDPLAYMDEYLKSEDRIPSDEQFMQYFRRESFRKTDRTKYILSNIEEKHYGQGGKRVSQSRYEVHIEHILPERPGQSLRKLWLKPFNISDDDHEEYKKRIGNLTLLESDPNIRASNRTLEEKQNYYTEEATDFKMTHELQGKERWDTQSIQKRSRRLAEIAVDIWSL; encoded by the coding sequence ATGGAAATTGCGGATCAAATTAGCTCTCGTTCGATGGGCTTTCTCTTCGAAAGCAACGACCAATTCATCATTCCCTCGTATCAGCGGCGATATTCGTGGGAGAGCAATCAGGTCAACGACCTCTGGAAAGATTTACAGAAAATTGAGGGCGATGATGAGGATCATTTCTTCGGGACGATCGTCTTCATGTCTCGTTCCTCGGCCCAAGGAGCTACAAAATACGACATCGTTGACGGACAGCAGCGCATCACAACTGTTTCGATACTTCTCTGTGCTATCCGGGATTATCTCGATGAGCACTTCCCAAAGGAGGATGTGAAGAGTAGAATCGAAAATATCAATGAGTCGCTATGGTTAGTCGACCGTGACAACAAACAGCAGGGATTCCGGCTGCTGCTTGGAAATCTAGACCAAGACTCGTATGAGGATCTCATCAAGGGTCATCCAGATGAGGTCGAAAACGAGAACATCGTCAACGCATACGAGTCGTTCATACAACATTTGGGGAATATTGGGGATTTAGAGGCCATCAAAGAGGTTCACGACCGTATTCTGGACCAACTCATCTACGTTGCGATCACCGTCGAGCAACATTCGGACGCCTACCAACTCTTCGAGGCAATGAACAACAGAGGTTTATCGCTCTCCCCGATCGATCTGATGAAGAATTATCTCCTCATGCAGGCCTCGAAACAGGAGGTTGAGGACCGAATCGAGAACCTTTGGGGTGACGTGATAGAAAATATCGATCAGATCTCGGGCATCAACAGCCCCGGAACTACGTTCTTTCGGCAATACTTCATGGCATCAGATCAGTATGGAGTCAACGATAAAATTACAACGAACAAACTGTACGAGCCGACGTTCATTAATAGTATCGAGGATACCAGCGATATCGAGACGCTGATGGAAGATATCAGAGACAAGTCGACCCTCTATCGAAAACTGATAGAGCAGGATATCGATATGTTCGACAGGTCTGCAAACGTTGAGGTCAAACGATTGCTCAAAGACGCGAAAACCGTGTCCATCACACCATTTACGCTATTTCTCCGTGCGTTTTCCAAAACTGATAACGTGGAGAGGCTGAAGCGGATGATCGAGAAATCAAACGTGCTGATGCTTCGGAGACAGATCTGCGACAGGAGCACGAGTCCTCACGATACGATGTTCAACCATCTCGCACAGGAGATGTTCGAAACGGAGGACCCTCTCGCGTACATGGACGAGTACCTTAAATCAGAAGATAGGATCCCCAGCGATGAACAGTTCATGCAGTATTTCCGACGGGAGAGTTTCAGAAAGACTGATCGGACGAAGTACATCCTGAGCAACATCGAAGAAAAACACTACGGCCAGGGTGGCAAACGTGTGAGCCAGAGTCGGTACGAGGTCCACATCGAACACATTCTCCCTGAGCGACCCGGACAAAGTCTGCGAAAGCTGTGGCTCAAACCGTTCAATATCTCCGATGACGACCACGAAGAGTACAAAAAGCGAATCGGCAATTTGACGCTACTGGAAAGTGATCCGAATATCCGAGCGTCGAACAGGACGCTCGAAGAGAAACAAAACTACTACACGGAGGAAGCAACCGATTTCAAAATGACTCACGAACTGCAAGGGAAGGAACGGTGGGACACGCAATCGATACAAAAGCGGAGTAGGAGACTCGCTGAGATTGCAGTCGACATCTGGAGCCTGTAG
- a CDS encoding site-specific integrase — translation MKHALLELLWNTGLRLGGVHSLDVRDFDPANSEVCLRHRPESGTRLKNGSEDEHTAGDGERNVELSDRVVTAIDSYLDHERPAVTDDYGRDPLFATTHGRATRSTLRRRVYEATSCRWAPESSDDRSCDGSCDPDSEVCEYSYYPHAIRRGAIVRHLSGGLQPAIASERFDVSIETIRKHYDPRTKRKRKEDRSAAVRTAWEG, via the coding sequence ATGAAGCACGCGCTCCTGGAACTCCTCTGGAACACCGGATTACGTCTCGGAGGCGTCCACTCGCTCGACGTTCGGGACTTCGATCCTGCCAATAGCGAAGTCTGTCTGAGACATCGTCCCGAGAGCGGGACGCGGTTGAAGAACGGGAGCGAGGACGAACACACGGCAGGCGACGGCGAGCGAAACGTCGAACTCAGCGATCGGGTTGTCACGGCCATCGATTCGTATCTCGATCACGAGCGTCCAGCCGTCACGGACGATTACGGTCGCGACCCACTTTTCGCGACGACGCACGGCCGCGCGACGCGATCGACACTTCGCCGACGAGTCTACGAGGCGACGAGCTGCCGCTGGGCACCCGAGAGCTCGGACGACCGATCATGCGACGGGAGTTGCGATCCTGATTCGGAAGTCTGCGAGTATTCGTACTACCCGCATGCGATCCGTCGCGGTGCGATCGTCCGACACCTCAGCGGTGGCCTCCAACCGGCGATCGCGAGTGAGCGGTTCGATGTCTCGATCGAAACGATCCGGAAACACTACGATCCGCGGACGAAGCGGAAGCGGAAGGAAGACCGATCAGCTGCAGTCAGGACTGCCTGGGAGGGTTGA
- a CDS encoding DUF3006 domain-containing protein: protein MLDDGSYTAVVDRFEGDQAVLLIEDDGETIDERVLDGERLPEAGRHADAVLKVTFVDGDVKEINYEADETEARSERAQSRFDRLSRRPPDDDG, encoded by the coding sequence ATGCTCGACGACGGCAGCTACACGGCAGTGGTCGATCGATTCGAGGGCGATCAGGCGGTGCTGTTGATCGAGGACGACGGCGAGACGATCGACGAGCGGGTCCTGGACGGCGAGCGCCTGCCCGAGGCAGGCCGCCACGCCGACGCAGTGCTGAAAGTCACGTTCGTCGACGGTGACGTCAAGGAGATCAACTATGAGGCCGACGAGACCGAAGCGCGTTCCGAGCGCGCTCAGAGCCGTTTCGATCGCCTCTCACGGCGGCCGCCGGACGACGACGGGTAA
- a CDS encoding SOS response-associated peptidase: MCGRNSLFVDQADLEATFDATLVADGGYKPRYNIAPGDDLEVITTEAPDEIDRFHWGLVPPWADDPSDGIINARSETVDEKRVFQDAWASRPCLVLSSGFYEWQAANGGPKQPYRIYREDAPAFAMAGIYDEWTGDGETLSCVTILTTEPNDLMKPIHDRMPVVLPQGSTERWLSAGPDERLDLCQPYPEDDLDAYPISRRVNDPSNDSPQVIEPEDHEQSGLGDFDGR; the protein is encoded by the coding sequence ATGTGCGGCCGGAACTCGCTGTTCGTCGATCAAGCCGACCTGGAGGCCACCTTCGACGCCACGCTCGTCGCCGACGGCGGCTACAAACCTCGATACAACATCGCCCCTGGGGACGATCTCGAGGTCATCACCACCGAGGCCCCGGACGAGATCGACCGCTTCCACTGGGGACTGGTCCCGCCGTGGGCGGACGACCCCAGCGATGGGATCATCAATGCTCGATCAGAGACCGTCGACGAGAAGCGCGTGTTCCAAGACGCGTGGGCGTCGCGACCCTGTCTGGTCCTCTCCTCGGGCTTCTACGAGTGGCAGGCGGCAAACGGTGGGCCGAAACAGCCGTACCGGATCTATCGCGAGGACGCGCCGGCGTTCGCGATGGCCGGGATTTACGACGAGTGGACGGGAGACGGCGAGACGCTCTCCTGCGTGACGATCCTCACGACGGAGCCGAACGACCTGATGAAACCGATCCACGACCGGATGCCGGTGGTCCTCCCCCAGGGGTCAACCGAACGCTGGCTCTCCGCCGGGCCCGATGAGCGTCTGGATCTTTGCCAGCCCTATCCAGAGGACGACCTCGACGCGTATCCGATCTCGAGACGGGTGAACGACCCGAGCAACGATTCGCCCCAGGTGATTGAGCCCGAGGACCACGAACAGTCGGGACTGGGTGATTTCGATGGGCGATAA
- a CDS encoding tyrosine-type recombinase/integrase, whose product MPTAADTDQPRWTLLDLEGLAAAYWDEIAPVLRAEGRDPETDRPSYEWLSENGCRGLTYALREYHDLSFSEFWNDHLDTESPGYDWEIDHRPTIDALERYLDRQQQRLSWSESTVQTHRYRLAQYVRAYEDVNGTSDVLTPVARDSDVPASVAVDACWDTFDALDRTVDRTTLRRIYKSTSSWYSTLVSRREAALNPTDGLDYDWGGKDRDGDKNPPLAPEHVRALYDAAADTRERLLVVALCAWGLRSGEVAALHRRQLNLEDDHPHVAFDERKNGPGTVAVIYGADVARDRIVTLVEDDDWNGYLFPSDRSASGHRTRGTIGDWFDDLADRAGLPEEINGREPIPQMARRFWYDRYSDTVEQLVEHQISEIAEEQGSASADVVWQDYLEEDRRRELRREFMREKLSEAFGD is encoded by the coding sequence ATGCCAACTGCCGCCGATACAGACCAGCCTCGATGGACCTTGCTCGACCTCGAGGGCCTCGCGGCCGCCTACTGGGACGAGATCGCACCCGTGCTGCGGGCCGAAGGGCGGGACCCAGAAACTGACCGGCCCTCGTACGAGTGGCTATCAGAGAACGGGTGCCGCGGTCTCACCTACGCACTGCGGGAGTACCACGACCTCTCGTTTTCGGAGTTCTGGAACGACCATCTCGACACGGAATCCCCGGGGTACGACTGGGAGATCGACCATCGACCGACGATCGATGCGCTCGAACGTTACCTCGACCGCCAGCAACAGCGACTCTCCTGGAGTGAGAGCACCGTCCAGACCCATCGCTACCGGCTGGCGCAGTACGTCCGCGCGTACGAGGACGTCAACGGAACCAGCGATGTCCTCACGCCGGTCGCCCGCGACAGCGATGTCCCGGCCTCGGTGGCCGTCGACGCGTGCTGGGACACCTTCGACGCGCTCGACCGGACCGTTGATCGCACCACGCTTCGGCGGATCTACAAGTCGACGTCCAGCTGGTACTCGACGCTCGTGAGCCGGCGTGAGGCCGCGCTGAACCCGACCGACGGCCTAGACTACGACTGGGGCGGAAAGGACCGTGATGGCGACAAGAACCCGCCGCTCGCCCCAGAGCACGTCCGGGCGCTGTACGACGCCGCTGCGGACACTCGCGAGCGTCTCCTCGTCGTCGCCCTCTGCGCGTGGGGGCTCCGGTCGGGTGAGGTCGCGGCGTTGCATCGCCGACAGCTCAACCTCGAGGACGATCACCCACACGTCGCGTTCGACGAGCGGAAGAACGGCCCCGGGACAGTCGCCGTGATCTACGGCGCCGACGTCGCCCGTGATCGGATCGTCACGCTCGTCGAGGACGACGACTGGAACGGCTACCTGTTCCCGTCCGACCGATCGGCGTCAGGCCACCGCACGCGAGGGACGATCGGCGACTGGTTCGACGACCTCGCCGACCGGGCCGGGCTGCCCGAGGAGATCAACGGTCGCGAACCGATCCCCCAGATGGCGCGGCGGTTCTGGTACGATCGGTATTCAGATACTGTGGAGCAACTCGTCGAACACCAGATTTCGGAAATCGCTGAGGAACAGGGGAGTGCGTCAGCCGACGTCGTTTGGCAGGACTATCTCGAGGAAGATCGCCGACGCGAACTCCGGCGGGAGTTCATGCGCGAGAAGCTGAGTGAGGCATTTGGAGACTAA
- a CDS encoding P-loop NTPase family protein produces MPNSESVRELDHGSIDGATTTGDRRWPGPNRDDLLGQRARQRSSGEIDDAAVATADAGLTLPEFPSLEDDCYLLDPDAQSPRSRRTATIGTLHALALDTALSAGGDVVWIDAQGHATTHAFAQVVPSERALDRVHIARAFTTHQHVTLVDQLGRWLRDDPTSPFGGPATDRPAVVVAPALDALYRGGDLRNDDAQALLLRSLATLRAISRDHNLPVILTRARPDGVATALETAATTIALEETRFGPRFECEELDFETLVYDVGDGIQQTTITYWAEILAARHPSVATGASSPAPSSVGRSGSSTIAGLGDAR; encoded by the coding sequence ATGCCAAACTCCGAGTCCGTTCGAGAGCTCGATCACGGGAGCATTGACGGCGCCACGACCACCGGCGATCGCCGCTGGCCAGGGCCGAATCGCGACGATCTCCTCGGCCAGCGAGCACGGCAACGATCGTCCGGTGAGATCGACGACGCGGCCGTCGCGACCGCCGACGCCGGCCTCACCCTGCCGGAGTTTCCGAGTCTCGAGGACGACTGTTATCTGCTCGATCCCGACGCCCAGTCCCCACGCTCGCGACGGACGGCGACGATTGGGACACTTCACGCGCTCGCGCTCGACACCGCGCTTTCGGCCGGCGGCGACGTGGTCTGGATCGACGCGCAGGGCCACGCCACGACCCACGCGTTCGCGCAGGTGGTCCCGTCCGAACGGGCGCTCGACCGCGTCCACATCGCACGGGCATTCACGACCCACCAGCACGTCACGCTCGTCGATCAACTCGGCCGGTGGCTGCGCGACGACCCGACGTCTCCGTTCGGCGGGCCCGCGACCGACCGCCCGGCGGTGGTCGTCGCGCCGGCGCTGGACGCGCTGTATCGCGGCGGCGACCTCCGGAACGATGACGCGCAGGCGTTGCTCCTGCGGTCGCTCGCGACGCTACGGGCCATCTCACGCGATCACAACCTACCAGTCATCCTCACGCGGGCGCGGCCTGACGGTGTCGCCACGGCGCTCGAGACGGCCGCCACAACGATAGCCCTCGAGGAGACACGGTTCGGGCCCCGATTCGAGTGTGAGGAGCTCGATTTCGAGACGCTGGTCTACGATGTCGGCGACGGGATCCAGCAGACGACGATCACCTACTGGGCGGAGATCCTGGCCGCCCGCCACCCATCGGTCGCGACCGGCGCGTCTTCGCCGGCGCCGTCCAGCGTGGGGCGGTCGGGTTCGTCGACGATCGCCGGCCTGGGAGACGCGAGGTGA